The following are encoded together in the Campylobacter lari genome:
- a CDS encoding DUF411 domain-containing protein: MKKLFLTLTLGFTSLLANEKILNIYESPTCGCCDLWANYMKDKGYKVQIHKSEDFLKIKEKMNIQPMYQSCHTGVIDDYAIEGHVPEDAVAWLLENKPEDVIGISAPGMPQGSPGMEQGYEEEYPVVLMLKNGDCKIYGIYKGHNLIKTN, translated from the coding sequence ATGAAAAAATTATTTTTAACTTTAACGCTTGGTTTTACAAGCTTATTGGCTAATGAAAAAATATTAAATATTTACGAAAGTCCCACTTGTGGATGTTGCGATCTTTGGGCTAATTATATGAAAGATAAAGGCTATAAAGTACAAATACACAAAAGTGAAGATTTTTTAAAAATAAAAGAAAAAATGAATATTCAGCCTATGTATCAAAGCTGTCATACTGGCGTGATTGATGACTATGCTATAGAAGGGCATGTTCCTGAAGATGCAGTTGCTTGGCTTTTGGAAAATAAACCTGAGGATGTTATAGGTATTTCTGCTCCTGGTATGCCTCAAGGAAGTCCTGGAATGGAACAAGGTTATGAAGAAGAATATCCTGTAGTTTTGATGCTTAAAAATGGAGATTGTAAAATTTATGGGATCTATAAAGGACATAATTTAATCAAGACAAACTAA
- a CDS encoding energy transducer TonB family protein, which produces MKTFISNHKNQSFFITLFIFLPLLFVFLYTKNFLHIQHNTTKEEKFNIAIKQFLQDSPKVKNEQSKQEKIKKIEQVKEKPIIQPKKINTSTDTKATNRLKEEIKSQKITSQEKNILINSQESISLTNNNELLKEVKQAIDKALIYPRQARKMRMSGEILVEFTWTKDKNLLNLKILKPSKYKLLNDSALETIRIASNNFPQYEKTFHIRIPLIYKIN; this is translated from the coding sequence ATGAAGACTTTTATAAGTAATCATAAAAATCAATCATTTTTCATTACTTTATTTATCTTTTTACCTTTACTTTTTGTTTTTCTTTATACTAAGAATTTTTTACATATACAACATAACACTACAAAGGAAGAAAAATTTAATATAGCTATAAAACAATTTTTACAAGATTCTCCTAAAGTAAAAAACGAACAATCTAAACAAGAAAAAATAAAAAAAATAGAACAAGTAAAAGAAAAACCTATCATTCAACCTAAAAAAATAAATACTTCAACCGATACTAAAGCAACAAATCGATTAAAAGAGGAAATAAAATCTCAAAAAATAACATCTCAAGAAAAAAATATCCTGATAAATTCTCAAGAAAGTATATCTTTAACTAATAACAATGAACTTTTAAAAGAAGTTAAGCAAGCTATAGATAAAGCTTTAATTTATCCTAGGCAAGCTCGAAAAATGCGGATGAGTGGTGAAATTTTAGTAGAATTCACATGGACTAAGGATAAAAACTTATTAAACTTAAAAATATTAAAACCATCAAAATATAAACTATTAAATGATAGTGCCTTAGAAACTATACGCATAGCATCTAATAATTTTCCACAATATGAAAAAACTTTTCATATAAGAATACCTTTAATATACAAAATAAACTAA
- the exbD gene encoding TonB system transport protein ExbD: MLKLPKNEGLNIIPFIDIMLVLLAIVLSISTFIAHGEIKINLPQSENSNSISENKDKISILIDKENKFYIDGKTVSIEEIKENFDTINSKTLVELKSDKEAKFESFVKIIDILKNKNHENFQILTEQKR; the protein is encoded by the coding sequence ATGCTTAAATTGCCAAAAAATGAAGGTTTAAATATTATTCCTTTTATAGATATAATGCTTGTTTTACTAGCCATTGTTTTAAGTATATCCACTTTTATCGCACATGGTGAAATCAAAATCAATCTACCTCAAAGTGAAAATTCAAATTCCATAAGTGAAAATAAAGACAAAATAAGCATCTTAATCGATAAAGAAAATAAATTTTATATCGATGGAAAAACAGTTTCCATAGAAGAAATAAAAGAAAATTTTGACACTATAAATTCTAAAACCTTAGTAGAGTTAAAAAGCGATAAAGAAGCAAAATTTGAAAGCTTTGTAAAAATTATTGATATTTTAAAAAATAAAAATCATGAAAATTTTCAAATTTTAACAGAGCAAAAAAGATGA
- the exbB gene encoding TonB-system energizer ExbB, whose amino-acid sequence MEFLKTYIDLIIFIVLGLMAFIAIWCTIERILFFRKIKLNDYQCQEKFDDAISENITMLYIIYTNAPYVGLLGTVVGIMITFYDMGASGNIDVKSIVIGLSLALKATALGILVAIPSLMAYNGLLRKISTLSNAYRIFKDKNA is encoded by the coding sequence ATGGAATTTTTAAAAACTTATATTGACTTAATTATATTTATTGTTTTAGGGTTAATGGCATTTATTGCTATATGGTGCACTATAGAACGCATCTTATTTTTTAGAAAAATTAAACTAAATGATTATCAATGCCAAGAAAAATTTGATGATGCAATTAGTGAAAATATCACTATGCTTTATATTATTTACACTAACGCTCCTTATGTAGGACTTTTAGGAACTGTAGTAGGGATTATGATTACATTTTACGACATGGGAGCAAGTGGAAATATTGATGTAAAATCTATTGTTATTGGCTTATCGCTAGCTTTAAAGGCTACTGCTTTGGGAATTTTAGTTGCCATCCCTTCTTTGATGGCTTATAATGGATTGCTTAGAAAAATATCAACTTTGAGTAATGCATATCGTATTTTTAAGGATAAAAATGCTTAA
- the cfrA gene encoding TonB-dependent ferric enterobactin receptor CfrA codes for MKNYCLSVCVASLLVCNALSQEVLLDSSIVSASGFSQDIKEAPATINVIGKKDLESKPYRDVAEAIADIPGVDLFASKGKTGSYNITMRGITGYTLVLIDGRRQGIGGEVGPNGFNEISNSFLPPISSIERIEVIKGPMSTLYGSEALGGVVNIITKKVSNEWETSFSLDGIFNAHKEWGNTYGASIYSSGPLMNDRLGLTLRFREFYREQSNVEFSNGSGQRVQGDQAQSPTKANNFSLGTRLNYLVDDYNTLIFDIDFSRNHYNNKKGQLGTLTKPTDKNDGSLTGGYTDTMQVDKLVTYLSHEGVYDDFSITSTLQYNRVSNDGREVVGQANQPFLGQNRDIVAEDIIVDTKSVIPLGQSHILSVGGEYRLEKMQDKIANPINFDQYLLAFFAEDEYSIRDDLRFTFGARYNYHEIFGNNISPRAYLVYNPTSELTLKGGVSTGFRTPYANRLIAGAYNYSGQGKYPMYGNPNLKEETSLNYELAAVYNNDLFYISATGFLTNFKDKISSQKFSKESMILGIGKCESDTCYQAINHGKVEYRGIELGAGITPIEHLNLDLAYTYLDSEVKDAQDKAVIGKPEIDSLKHNIMLKASYNIFSKFTPWIKGEWQIDRYMGDTNINREYYQDVFLASMGVRYDINKKWNINAAIYNLFDKSFTNDWESYKNKGEDTWVNTYNRIEEGRRIYISINGSF; via the coding sequence ATGAAAAATTATTGCTTGTCAGTTTGTGTTGCTAGTCTTTTGGTCTGTAATGCTTTATCACAAGAGGTTTTATTAGATAGCTCTATAGTGAGTGCTTCGGGATTTTCTCAAGATATTAAAGAAGCTCCTGCTACTATAAATGTGATTGGTAAAAAAGATTTAGAGAGTAAGCCTTATAGAGATGTTGCTGAAGCTATTGCTGATATTCCTGGTGTAGATTTATTTGCTAGTAAAGGAAAAACAGGCTCTTATAATATTACCATGAGAGGTATTACTGGATATACTTTAGTTTTGATTGATGGGCGTCGTCAAGGAATAGGTGGAGAAGTAGGACCTAATGGTTTTAATGAAATTTCAAATTCATTCTTACCGCCAATTTCTAGTATAGAAAGAATAGAAGTGATAAAAGGACCAATGAGTACTTTATATGGTTCTGAAGCTTTGGGTGGTGTTGTAAATATCATCACAAAAAAAGTAAGTAACGAGTGGGAAACATCATTTAGTTTGGATGGTATTTTTAATGCACATAAAGAATGGGGTAATACTTATGGCGCAAGTATATATTCTAGTGGTCCATTGATGAATGATCGTTTGGGACTTACTTTGCGTTTTAGAGAATTTTATAGAGAGCAATCTAATGTTGAATTTAGTAATGGGAGTGGTCAAAGAGTGCAAGGTGATCAAGCACAAAGTCCTACAAAAGCTAATAATTTTAGTTTAGGAACTAGGTTAAATTACTTAGTAGATGATTATAATACTTTGATATTTGATATTGATTTTTCAAGAAATCATTATAATAATAAAAAAGGCCAACTCGGTACATTAACAAAACCAACAGATAAAAATGATGGCTCTTTAACAGGTGGTTATACAGATACCATGCAAGTAGATAAGTTGGTAACTTATTTAAGTCATGAGGGGGTATATGATGATTTTTCAATTACTTCTACTTTGCAGTATAACCGTGTAAGTAACGATGGGCGTGAGGTAGTTGGCCAAGCAAATCAGCCATTTTTAGGGCAAAATAGAGATATAGTTGCTGAAGATATTATTGTAGATACAAAATCAGTTATTCCTTTAGGTCAAAGTCATATTTTAAGCGTGGGTGGTGAGTATAGACTTGAGAAAATGCAAGATAAAATTGCTAATCCTATTAATTTTGATCAATATTTATTAGCTTTTTTTGCAGAAGATGAATATAGCATAAGAGATGATTTAAGATTTACTTTTGGAGCAAGATATAATTATCATGAAATTTTTGGAAATAACATTTCTCCAAGAGCTTATTTAGTTTATAATCCTACTAGTGAGCTTACTTTAAAGGGCGGTGTTTCAACAGGCTTTAGAACCCCATATGCTAATAGATTGATAGCTGGTGCTTATAATTATAGTGGACAAGGTAAATATCCTATGTATGGAAATCCGAATTTAAAAGAAGAAACATCGCTTAATTATGAACTAGCCGCTGTTTATAATAATGATTTGTTTTATATTTCAGCAACTGGCTTTTTAACAAATTTTAAAGATAAAATTTCTAGTCAAAAATTTAGTAAAGAAAGTATGATTTTGGGTATTGGAAAATGTGAATCTGATACATGCTATCAGGCGATTAATCATGGCAAGGTTGAGTATAGAGGCATAGAACTTGGAGCAGGGATTACCCCTATAGAACATTTAAATCTAGATTTAGCTTATACTTATCTTGATAGTGAAGTAAAAGATGCACAAGATAAGGCTGTGATAGGAAAGCCAGAGATTGATAGTTTAAAACACAACATCATGCTAAAAGCAAGTTATAATATCTTTAGCAAATTCACTCCATGGATAAAAGGCGAATGGCAAATAGATCGTTATATGGGTGATACAAATATTAATAGAGAGTATTATCAAGATGTCTTTTTAGCTTCTATGGGTGTGCGTTATGATATCAATAAAAAATGGAATATTAATGCGGCAATTTATAATCTTTTTGATAAAAGTTTTACAAATGATTGGGAGTCTTATAAAAACAAAGGTGAAGATACTTGGGTAAATACTTATAATCGCATAGAAGAAGGAAGAAGAATTTATATTTCAATCAACGGCAGTTTTTAA
- a CDS encoding DNA polymerase III subunit gamma/tau, with product MLQALAVKYRPKNFNELVGQNTVSTSLKYALENNRLAHAYLFSGLRGSGKTSSARIFSRALVCEKGPSANPCGECSQCLSSLSGSNIDIIEMDAASHRSLEDIQELIEQVKYAPSLARFKIFIIDEVHMLTPQAANALLKTLEEPPSYVKFILATTDPLKLPATVLSRTQHFRFKQISIHDILNHLEWILEKENINYEKEALKLIARSGNGSLRDTLTLLDQAIVYCQNHIQTQKITAMLGFLDPSKIEEFYQAILASDKDKVLEFLKEFEDYEASNVIDEMIFFLKEAFFAKNNLFSMLIYERFFRILSRAKTMLNSSDDDSFVLCVMAFMLIEATYLKSIDEAIYSKSPKQDNTPSPKQQEILSIQTIKEEKLNPYESLLKAIYKRDYDLAEVFKKTTQFISFEDDILSISSHAKDDDRKTLNNGFKLIKVLLHELFGEKTQIKIQKIETIDTQKLQDIFKTPIKQEIKSTPNLNEHFENFKKDAKKYDPKDETKEALNKLFGSPTIQN from the coding sequence ATGCTCCAAGCTCTTGCTGTTAAATACAGACCAAAAAATTTCAATGAGCTTGTAGGGCAAAATACTGTTTCTACAAGCTTAAAATATGCTCTTGAAAATAACCGCTTAGCACATGCTTATTTATTTTCAGGATTACGCGGAAGTGGAAAAACTTCAAGTGCAAGAATTTTTTCAAGAGCCCTAGTATGTGAAAAAGGACCAAGTGCTAACCCTTGTGGAGAATGTTCTCAATGCTTATCTTCACTCAGTGGCTCTAATATAGACATTATAGAAATGGATGCTGCAAGCCATAGAAGCTTAGAAGACATTCAAGAGCTTATCGAGCAAGTTAAATACGCTCCATCTTTAGCTAGGTTTAAAATTTTTATTATCGATGAAGTGCATATGCTTACCCCACAAGCAGCAAATGCCTTGCTTAAAACCTTGGAAGAACCACCAAGCTATGTAAAATTTATACTAGCAACAACTGACCCTTTAAAACTTCCTGCTACGGTTCTTTCAAGAACGCAGCATTTTAGATTTAAGCAAATTTCTATCCACGATATCTTAAATCATCTTGAGTGGATTTTAGAAAAAGAAAATATCAATTATGAAAAAGAAGCTTTAAAACTCATAGCAAGAAGTGGAAACGGTTCTTTAAGAGATACTCTAACTTTATTAGATCAAGCCATAGTATATTGTCAAAATCATATACAAACACAAAAAATTACTGCGATGCTAGGCTTTTTAGATCCATCTAAAATTGAAGAATTTTATCAAGCCATTTTAGCTAGCGATAAAGATAAAGTTCTTGAGTTTTTAAAAGAATTTGAAGATTACGAGGCAAGCAATGTCATTGATGAAATGATATTTTTTTTAAAAGAAGCATTTTTTGCCAAAAACAATCTTTTTTCTATGTTAATTTACGAAAGATTTTTTAGAATTCTTTCGCGTGCTAAGACTATGTTAAATTCTAGCGATGATGATAGTTTTGTACTTTGTGTTATGGCTTTCATGCTTATAGAAGCAACTTATCTAAAAAGTATTGATGAGGCTATTTACAGTAAAAGTCCAAAACAAGATAACACACCAAGCCCAAAACAACAAGAAATTCTTTCTATACAAACAATTAAAGAAGAAAAACTTAATCCTTATGAAAGTTTGTTAAAAGCTATTTACAAAAGAGATTATGATTTAGCTGAAGTTTTCAAAAAAACTACGCAGTTTATTTCTTTTGAAGATGATATTTTAAGTATTAGCTCACATGCTAAAGATGATGATAGAAAAACCCTAAACAATGGCTTTAAATTAATCAAAGTCTTGCTTCATGAGCTTTTTGGAGAAAAAACACAAATTAAAATTCAAAAAATAGAAACTATAGATACCCAAAAATTACAAGATATATTCAAAACTCCTATAAAACAAGAAATAAAAAGTACTCCGAATTTAAATGAACATTTTGAAAATTTTAAAAAAGATGCTAAAAAATACGATCCTAAAGACGAAACCAAAGAAGCTCTCAATAAGCTCTTTGGCTCCCCAACTATACAAAATTAA
- the rho gene encoding transcription termination factor Rho, translating to MENTKEKKQHQRTHIPVEGYKIEDLKLLDLESLVKIANEAEIENPREFRRQDLIFEILKAQTKKGGFILFTGILEISPEGYGFLRGMDSNLSDSVNDAYVSNSQIRKFALRVGDIVTGQVREPKDQEKYYALLKIEAINYLPLKEARERPLFDNLTPIFPTEKIKLEYDPLKLTGRMLDLFAPIGKGQRSLIVAPPRTGKTELMKELATAIAKNHPEAHLIVLLVDERPEEVTDMQRCVKGEVFSSTFDLPAYNHVRVAELVIEKAKRMVETGKDVIILLDSITRLARAYNTATPSSGKVLSGGVDANALHKPKRFFGAARNIEHGGSLTIIATALIETGSRMDEVIFEEFKGTGNSEIVLDRNISDRRIYPAINIIKSGTRKEELLQGVEKLQKIWAIRSAISQMDDIEALKFLYSKMLKTKSNEELLSIMNE from the coding sequence ATGGAAAATACAAAAGAAAAGAAACAACACCAAAGAACACACATTCCTGTTGAAGGTTATAAAATAGAAGATTTAAAGTTGCTTGATTTAGAAAGCTTAGTAAAAATAGCAAATGAAGCAGAAATAGAAAATCCAAGAGAATTTAGAAGACAAGATCTTATTTTTGAAATTCTAAAAGCACAAACCAAAAAAGGTGGCTTTATACTCTTTACAGGAATTTTAGAAATTTCGCCTGAAGGTTATGGATTCTTGCGTGGAATGGACTCAAATTTAAGCGATAGTGTAAATGATGCTTATGTATCAAACTCACAAATTCGCAAATTTGCTCTGCGTGTAGGAGATATAGTTACTGGTCAAGTTAGAGAGCCAAAAGATCAAGAAAAATACTATGCTTTATTAAAAATTGAAGCAATCAACTATCTTCCATTAAAAGAAGCTAGAGAAAGACCTTTATTTGACAATCTTACTCCAATTTTTCCAACTGAAAAAATCAAATTAGAATATGATCCTTTAAAATTAACAGGCAGAATGCTTGATTTATTTGCCCCTATAGGAAAAGGTCAAAGAAGCTTAATCGTAGCACCTCCAAGAACTGGTAAAACTGAGTTAATGAAAGAACTAGCTACCGCTATTGCTAAAAATCATCCAGAGGCTCATTTGATTGTACTTTTAGTAGATGAGCGTCCTGAAGAAGTTACAGATATGCAAAGATGTGTTAAAGGCGAGGTTTTTAGCTCTACTTTTGACTTACCTGCCTATAATCATGTTAGAGTGGCTGAACTTGTTATAGAAAAAGCAAAAAGGATGGTAGAAACAGGTAAAGATGTCATTATATTACTTGATTCTATTACAAGATTAGCAAGAGCTTATAATACTGCCACACCAAGCAGTGGTAAAGTTTTAAGTGGCGGGGTTGATGCAAATGCCTTGCATAAGCCAAAGCGCTTTTTTGGTGCAGCTAGAAATATAGAACATGGTGGCTCATTAACCATCATAGCAACTGCTTTGATAGAAACAGGCTCAAGAATGGATGAAGTGATTTTTGAAGAATTTAAAGGAACAGGAAATAGCGAAATCGTTCTTGATAGAAATATTTCAGACAGAAGAATTTACCCTGCAATTAATATTATAAAATCAGGCACTAGAAAAGAAGAATTACTCCAAGGTGTTGAAAAACTTCAAAAAATTTGGGCAATTAGATCAGCTATTTCACAAATGGATGATATAGAAGCTTTAAAATTCTTATACTCTAAAATGCTAAAAACCAAAAGCAATGAAGAGTTGTTATCCATCATGAATGAGTAG
- a CDS encoding heavy metal translocating P-type ATPase, translating into MRCKHCQLSFKQEQMIEKNGNYFCCKGCESVYEILQENNLEEFYEKLGNQTLTPVTIEYSIKDYEKYIQKTKEGFSEVFLLIEEIHCAACVWLNEKILIKSEGVIEVDINSITHKARIVFDEKSINLAKIIQNIESIGYKASVYLPTKNEQRATQIKRDFYAKLIVAIACVMNIMWISVAKYAGFFSGMEADIKDILHFAEFLLCTPVLFYTGSIFYKNAYYALKFKNVNMDTLVISGASLAYIYSVWAMFSRASQVYFDSVAMIICFVFIGKYLELLSKKKALDTLDHLRSFLGNEVRVLKNEKIENIDVEEVQIGDIIELKEGDRVLIDGVCISGNISLDMSSLSGESLPLDVQKDDMIYSASLVLSGNALYKANALYKDSKLARIINLLENSSAKKAKIEKMVQQVSKYFSPIILICALLCFVFTFFVLNLGFEEAMIRMVSVLIIACPCALALATPVSSLVAISAGLKEKILFKEAGVVEDLSKCNVTVFDKTGVLTKASLEVKKSFLDERLDKNELLNFLHLTNHPVAKSILKFLDRKIDSRIEFEKVQNFQARGYKAFLGKDEFLGGNEKFFKENHMQVQEFQTTHFIFAKNKTILAVFELEDSMRESSEELIEFMKECKMQIYILSGDNLNAVSKVAEKLKINNFKASCMPEDKMQTIARLNQIGKVLMVGDGVNDALALSYAGVGVSLKEGSELAMENSDIILLKNDLKSLQKAIQIAKKTYQIIKQNLAFSLFYNALSMPLAFFGLINPLIAALSMSFSSIIVILNALRIKK; encoded by the coding sequence ATGAGATGTAAGCATTGCCAATTAAGCTTTAAACAAGAACAAATGATAGAAAAAAATGGAAATTATTTTTGTTGTAAAGGCTGTGAAAGTGTATATGAAATTTTACAAGAGAATAATTTGGAGGAATTTTATGAAAAACTTGGTAATCAAACTTTAACCCCAGTAACAATAGAATATAGTATTAAAGACTATGAAAAATACATACAAAAAACAAAAGAAGGCTTTAGCGAGGTTTTTTTACTGATAGAAGAAATTCATTGTGCAGCCTGTGTTTGGCTTAATGAAAAAATTCTCATTAAAAGCGAAGGAGTGATAGAAGTTGATATTAATTCTATTACCCATAAAGCTAGAATTGTTTTTGATGAAAAAAGCATAAATTTAGCAAAAATTATCCAAAATATAGAAAGCATAGGCTATAAAGCTAGTGTGTATTTACCTACAAAAAATGAACAAAGAGCAACTCAAATCAAAAGAGATTTTTATGCGAAATTAATAGTTGCTATAGCTTGCGTAATGAATATTATGTGGATATCTGTAGCTAAATATGCCGGGTTTTTTAGTGGTATGGAAGCTGATATTAAAGATATTTTACATTTTGCTGAATTTTTACTTTGTACTCCTGTACTTTTTTACACAGGTTCGATTTTTTATAAAAATGCCTATTATGCTTTGAAATTTAAAAATGTTAATATGGATACTCTAGTAATTAGTGGAGCAAGTTTAGCTTATATATATTCAGTGTGGGCAATGTTTTCAAGAGCTTCACAGGTATATTTTGACTCTGTGGCGATGATTATTTGTTTTGTTTTTATAGGAAAGTATTTAGAGCTTTTAAGTAAGAAAAAAGCCCTTGATACGCTCGATCATTTGAGATCATTTTTAGGTAATGAAGTAAGGGTATTAAAAAATGAAAAAATAGAAAATATTGATGTAGAAGAGGTGCAAATAGGAGATATTATAGAGTTAAAAGAAGGTGATAGGGTTTTAATAGATGGAGTATGTATTAGTGGTAATATTAGTTTAGATATGTCTAGTTTAAGCGGAGAGAGCTTACCGCTTGATGTGCAAAAAGATGATATGATTTATTCTGCTTCTTTAGTTTTAAGCGGGAATGCTTTATATAAGGCAAATGCGCTTTATAAGGATTCTAAATTAGCTAGGATTATTAATTTACTTGAAAATTCAAGTGCTAAAAAAGCCAAAATAGAAAAAATGGTACAACAGGTGAGTAAGTATTTTTCGCCTATTATTTTAATTTGTGCTTTGTTGTGCTTTGTTTTTACTTTTTTTGTACTAAATTTAGGTTTTGAAGAAGCCATGATACGCATGGTTTCTGTGCTAATCATAGCTTGTCCATGCGCTTTGGCTTTAGCTACGCCGGTGAGTTCTTTAGTAGCAATTAGTGCTGGTTTGAAGGAAAAAATTTTATTTAAAGAAGCAGGTGTTGTGGAAGATTTGAGTAAGTGCAATGTGACTGTATTTGATAAAACAGGGGTTTTAACAAAGGCTAGTTTGGAAGTTAAAAAAAGCTTTTTAGATGAAAGGTTGGATAAAAATGAATTATTAAATTTCTTACATTTAACTAACCACCCAGTGGCTAAAAGTATTTTAAAATTTTTAGATAGAAAAATAGATAGTAGAATAGAATTTGAAAAAGTTCAAAATTTTCAAGCAAGAGGTTATAAAGCCTTTTTGGGTAAAGATGAATTTTTGGGAGGAAATGAGAAATTTTTCAAAGAAAATCATATGCAAGTACAAGAATTTCAAACTACGCATTTTATATTTGCTAAAAATAAAACTATATTAGCAGTTTTTGAATTAGAAGATAGTATGAGAGAAAGCTCTGAAGAGTTGATTGAATTTATGAAAGAATGCAAAATGCAAATTTATATATTAAGTGGCGATAATTTAAATGCTGTGAGTAAGGTGGCTGAAAAATTAAAAATAAATAATTTCAAAGCCTCATGCATGCCAGAAGATAAGATGCAAACAATAGCTAGGTTAAATCAAATAGGTAAGGTTTTAATGGTAGGAGATGGGGTAAATGATGCTTTAGCACTTTCTTATGCAGGTGTTGGGGTTTCTTTAAAAGAAGGTTCTGAGCTTGCTATGGAAAATAGTGATATTATATTGTTAAAAAACGACTTAAAAAGCTTGCAAAAGGCTATACAAATAGCTAAAAAAACTTATCAAATTATTAAACAAAATTTAGCTTTTTCTTTATTTTATAATGCCTTGAGCATGCCTTTAGCTTTTTTTGGTTTGATTAATCCTTTAATTGCAGCTTTATCAATGTCTTTTAGTAGTATAATAGTGATTTTAAATGCTTTAAGGATTAAAAAATGA
- a CDS encoding cbb3-type cytochrome oxidase assembly protein: MNGVLMMMIGVSMVALFLAICALLWGIKNKQFDDDYKFTTLNDSEEALNDAVILEKRKKEALEKKNQEKQP, from the coding sequence ATGAATGGTGTTTTAATGATGATGATAGGTGTTTCTATGGTTGCTTTATTTTTGGCAATTTGTGCTTTACTTTGGGGGATCAAAAATAAGCAATTTGACGATGATTATAAATTTACTACTTTAAATGATAGCGAAGAAGCTTTAAATGATGCAGTAATTTTGGAAAAAAGAAAAAAAGAAGCTTTGGAAAAGAAAAATCAAGAAAAACAGCCATAA
- a CDS encoding c-type cytochrome, with protein MKKLLVLSALACLSVSAFAADGATLYKKCAVCHGAKADKVYLNKVPALNTLTAAERLQYMKDYAAGKRNAYGQGAIMKINLKGLTEADFKAIEEYIESLKK; from the coding sequence ATGAAAAAGCTACTTGTTTTATCAGCTTTGGCATGTCTTAGTGTTTCAGCTTTTGCTGCGGATGGTGCTACACTTTATAAAAAATGTGCAGTATGTCATGGTGCTAAAGCAGATAAAGTTTATCTTAACAAAGTTCCTGCTTTAAATACTTTAACTGCAGCTGAAAGATTACAATACATGAAAGATTATGCAGCAGGTAAAAGAAATGCTTATGGCCAAGGTGCAATCATGAAGATTAACCTTAAAGGTTTAACAGAAGCAGATTTTAAAGCAATTGAAGAATACATCGAGAGCTTAAAAAAATAA
- a CDS encoding D-glycero-alpha-D-manno-heptose-1,7-bisphosphate 7-phosphatase → MKTKALFLDRDGIINIDKKYVHKISDFEFCDGIFELCEFFQKQNFLIFIATNQSGIARAYYNEKDFEILSSYMLGEFLKKGIKIEKIYHCPHLENCECRKPKPGMLLKAQKEFNIDFSQSFFIGDNLSDMQAGINAGIKNLFLINENYNDDKNYKVFKNLKELLYYLKDRK, encoded by the coding sequence ATGAAAACAAAGGCGTTATTTTTAGATAGAGATGGAATTATAAATATAGATAAAAAATATGTTCATAAGATTAGTGATTTTGAATTTTGTGATGGTATTTTTGAACTTTGTGAATTTTTTCAAAAGCAAAATTTTTTAATTTTTATAGCTACTAATCAATCAGGTATTGCAAGGGCTTATTATAATGAAAAAGATTTTGAAATTTTAAGCTCGTATATGCTAGGTGAATTTTTGAAAAAAGGCATTAAAATAGAAAAAATTTATCACTGCCCTCATTTAGAAAATTGTGAATGCCGTAAGCCAAAACCTGGCATGCTTTTAAAAGCACAAAAAGAATTTAATATAGATTTTTCACAATCTTTTTTTATAGGAGATAATTTAAGTGACATGCAAGCTGGAATTAATGCTGGTATAAAAAATCTATTTTTGATTAATGAAAATTATAATGATGATAAAAACTATAAGGTCTTTAAAAATTTAAAAGAACTTTTGTATTATTTAAAGGATAGGAAATGA